DNA sequence from the Nitrospira sp. CR1.1 genome:
TGATCATCACGCAGGGCGTGTGCAGTTGAGCCAGGTCCATGGCAGAATCCGTATTCATATTCGGCACCGTTGATGAGCCATGCGGTATCCTGCCTGATCCCTCCCCTAACCGCAACCACCGCACCGGCTCGTCGGAATTTTTATGCGCCGATGTCGTGGAATCTGACACAGGATCGTGCGGATCCGCTCCTGCGGCATCTGCTGTTCACGATGATTACCCCGAACTACGCGGGTCACCGGGTTGCTGGAGAGACAGGCAGAGGACGCACGCCCTGAAAGCCGGAGAATCGGCGCGTGAGGAGCGTATTGGAAACGCCTGCGAGGTTTGACCCACGGCAATGGCTCGGAATGCGGGAACGGCTGTCACAAGGACGGCGGGGTCATCCCTGACAGCGGCTGGCGTCGAACCCCGAACGCGACGCATAGCTGATTGAGGTCGAGCGACAGCAGCGTTAATTGTTCTGAGTCCGTGTCAACCAGTCAATAAACCGCTGCAACCGCACATGCTCTTCGTCGTGCACATGCACAAACACCAGGCCGAAACCTGTGGCATTTGTCCAACGCACTTCAGCCACTTCGACGGTCAGGGGCTCATAGGGCGCGGGGAATTGGACATGCAAAGACAAGTTGGCGCGCATGGGGAGCGACTCTTCGCTCGTGACGTGGCAGCCATCCTTGGAAAGACTGGTGATCAATCCGCTGCCGTCGATCGCCTGCCCGGAGAAGGTCAGCGGCACTTGTATTTCATAACGGGGAGTATCGCGGCGCTCCACATGAGCCTTTCATCAGACGTCGCACGATGGTCGATTCTGCCAACGTCCGGAGATGGATACGCTCTTCCGCCCTCGAAATCAACCGCCTTTCGCAACGAGCAAACACCCCCGGCCGATCCCTGCCATTCCCATGTCCTGACGCTCAGACCGAAAAGCTCCTGCAGGCTGTGCAAGCAATTCCCCTGACCTCATCACCCCCTCCCAGAAATTGTAAAACGTTCCCGTCTGGCATGAATGGGCTACTTTCCCGACCTGTCAGACTCAAGTTCGGGAAATACCCTACCGAAAAGGTCTGTAAGCCCTCAGGAGTAGAGGGACAAGGCAAGGAGGCCTTCACATGGACACGGAACTTCGTTCATCCACTCGCGTCGCCGTTACCTATCCCGTCCGGCTTTCCGGCGACTTGATGATCGGCCAAGGCACGGTCGTCAATCTCTCCGCCCCTGGTTGCGCCATCGAAACCACGCTTCCCGTCCGGCCCGGCGATTACCTCGAATTGCACGTCATGGCCCCGGACCAGGCCCGGCCGCTGAATGTGGGGCTGGCGAAGGTTCGCTGGGCTACTGAACGGAAAGCAGGTGTCGAGTTCATCCTGGTGCGGCGGGACGAACAGAGCCGGCTTCAACGCTTGATCGGCCAGGTACTCGAGGAGTCCGCTGTCGGACACGAGAGAGCCAGACAGGAACTGACGGCTGCCTAACCGGCGTCTGACCGTCAGGAACGGCTGCCGGCGGCTTCGCCCATGCCAATGATGACGGGATTCGGCGGGGTGGAACGTACAGGTCTGGGCTTAGTGCCCGGCAGGATCCCCGGCGGGACTCGCCATCCGTTTGACGATGATTTTTCGCCCCACGGTCATGAGGGCAAACGAAATCGCAAAGGCGATCGGCACAAAAATCGCCGTGGCCACGTTGGCATTTTTCACCCACCCCATTTCGTAACAGGCCTTCAGCACGTAGCTGCCCAACCCCGTCAGGTAGTAGGTAATGACGATCACGGACAGACTTTCCACCGTGCGCTGCAGAATCGCCTGTGCCCGCGTCGTCGAATCCACGCTGGCCAGCAGCTTCATATTCTGATCCTGCAATTGGATATTTTGCTCTTGCAGGCGTAACTCGATATGCGTGCGCAGCACCGCCACGGTCGCTTCAAAATCCTTCTCCATGGCATCGATACGGCGGAGCAACTGCTGATAGCCATCGGTAACCCCGGTGATTTTCCAACTGACATACTCTGAAATCTGACGCAGCGGTGGATAGGGCTGCTCCTGTAACGCAACCAGGTTACTCTGCACGATGCGGTCGTATGGCACCGAGGCGGAGAGCCGGTACCGCATCGACTCCGCCAGCCGACTCACCTGCAACAGGTCCTGGGTGAGCACCGTCAGCCATTTCTGCATCGTCGGCGGCGCCGTCCCGCCTAATTGTTCGATCAACACGGCCCGTTGATAGAGGTGGCGCTGCTCATAATCATGGATTTGATCGACAGCCCGGGAGAAGGCCTTCATCGGCAACATGACCAGATGATAGTAGTTCTCGATGGCGACGATCGTATCGACAATCTTGGCCACCTGCTGCCGAAGCGCTTGCTCGGAGGTGGAACAAATCAGGTACCGTTCTCGATCGAACTCATCGGGCGTAAAGCTCGTCACCGCGACGATCTCGTCTCCCAGAATGCGGCTCCCGTACACCATGGCGCCGGGAAGCCTCGCCGGCAGTTCTCGATCAAGGGGCAACTCTTGCGGCAGGAACAGCAGATCGAGCGCATTCACGCGCAGACCGAGAGGGCACAGGGGCATCTGATAGCCGGGAAACGCGATCGGTCCGAAATCGAGCGGAGTGTTCGAGTCACCCGCCACATGCCAGACCTGATAACTGTAGTACTCCGTGTGCGCTTCCCACACGACGACAAGACGATCCCCGTTAGGAGCGACCTTAAACCCGTAGCCGAACCGCTCCTCGATGGCGCCTTCCGAAATTTCCAGGGCCTGGAGCAGATGCTGAAACTCCCGGCGGCTATTGGGCCGCTCTACGGGCGGATTGGCCATCCTGTAGGCGACATGGTGAATGTGCGCCGGTACCCCGAGCCACTGCGGGAGGTACTGCTTATTGGATTGGTGAATCCGGTTCAAAAATCCCGGCGGGCGGGAATGCGTTCCGGCAGACTCAACGGGATCCGTCATATCACCACTGCCTCCGGCTGAAACCGGCGCAGGACGCACCTGCGCCCCTCCACGCCAGTCCTGCTTCGCGACGAGACGGGCACCGGAGACGGGCGGCAGAGACGGATGGGACGGGCCTCCTCATTACTCGTCTTCCTCTTCTATATCCTCAATGCCTTCGTAGCTGACATCCCCCTCGTGAATGGACGATGCCATCTTCTCACAGCCTGATTCGATGATCTCTTCGGCCTCCTCGGGAGAATCGGCTGAAATCAAAAACTTCACAGTAATTCCAAAGCGCTGGTTCACAATCGTACTCCTTCGGCGAAATAGGCGGCAGAACGTCTGTCGCCTGCAGTGGCTCAATACCATAAGCTTGCGCGTATTGTCACCCTCTGTCATAGCAGAGGAACAGACCTGCCGCTGCTCAGCCCCGCCACTGTCGGAAAACCGGCGGGACGCGTCTCAGGGTTAAGATACGAGGAGGCTGCTACACGCCGCCTGTCTTCATGGTGGATGGAAACGATGCGACCGAGAAAGTGAGGAGAGAAAGATACCGGAAGGGCCCGACGTGATGAAACCTGGCCCCGGCGCCTCGCAGGCAGGCGCCGGGGCCCTCTCGTCTATTTGCGCAGCAACATGTGGCCGCGCCGGTTCTGTTGATGGCAGGCTTCGTCATGATCGGCGCAGAAGGGGCGATCCTTCCCGTAGGAGATGATCGCGACCTGCTGGGCGTTGACGCCCATGTCGACCAGGAAACTCTTCGCCGCCTTGGCACGTTTTTCACCGAGCACGAGATTG
Encoded proteins:
- a CDS encoding DUF3422 family protein, which gives rise to MTDPVESAGTHSRPPGFLNRIHQSNKQYLPQWLGVPAHIHHVAYRMANPPVERPNSRREFQHLLQALEISEGAIEERFGYGFKVAPNGDRLVVVWEAHTEYYSYQVWHVAGDSNTPLDFGPIAFPGYQMPLCPLGLRVNALDLLFLPQELPLDRELPARLPGAMVYGSRILGDEIVAVTSFTPDEFDRERYLICSTSEQALRQQVAKIVDTIVAIENYYHLVMLPMKAFSRAVDQIHDYEQRHLYQRAVLIEQLGGTAPPTMQKWLTVLTQDLLQVSRLAESMRYRLSASVPYDRIVQSNLVALQEQPYPPLRQISEYVSWKITGVTDGYQQLLRRIDAMEKDFEATVAVLRTHIELRLQEQNIQLQDQNMKLLASVDSTTRAQAILQRTVESLSVIVITYYLTGLGSYVLKACYEMGWVKNANVATAIFVPIAFAISFALMTVGRKIIVKRMASPAGDPAGH